A portion of the Rhinolophus sinicus isolate RSC01 linkage group LG03, ASM3656204v1, whole genome shotgun sequence genome contains these proteins:
- the METTL17 gene encoding ribosome assembly protein METTL17, mitochondrial, which yields MATRSGPRYLFTLGRWRRGFGVAPQSRALAALVPGISQVDNKSDFLGKRPHRRHPGIRQLPRVRIPQALADTAQLLLLENSIPNVEKQVQALTNYLWSRHVPLEPEELQRRATHLEKKFLENLDSSQTEEKLRGAVLRALRKTTYHWQELSYNDALSLVYMAARLDGGFAAVSRAFHEIQIQIPEFQPQTLMDFGSGTGSVTWAAHSIWGQSIREYMCVDSSAAMLDLAEKLLKGGSESGEPYVPSVFFRQFLPVSPKVQFNVVVSAFSLSELPSKAERAEVVQTLWRKTSDFLILVENGTKAGHCLLMEARDLVLKGKEKSPLDPRPGFVFAPCPHELPCPQLTASEPLACSFSQAYHPIPFSWNKQPKEEKFSMVILARGSPEEANRWPRITQPILKRPRHVHCHLCCPDGHMQHAVITARRHGRDLYRCARVSSWGDLLPVTTPSELPPAAAIDPPES from the exons ATGGCGACCAGGAGCGGCCCGAGGTATCTTTTCACATTAGGCAGATGGCGTCGTGGCTTTGGTGTAGCTCCCCAGTCCCGG GCTCTCGCTGCCCTTGTACCCGGCATATCCCAGGTAGATAACAAGTCCGATTTTCTGGGGAAGAGGCCCCATCGCCGGCACCCCGGCATCCGGCAGCTGCCGCGGGTGCGGATACCTCAAGCACTGGCTGACACCGCGCAGTTACTCTTGCTCG AGAATTCAATACCCAATGTGGAGAAGCAGGTGCAAGCACTGACCAATTATCTCTGGAGCCGGCATGTACCCTTAGAGCCAGAGGAATTGCAAAGGCGGGCTACACATCTTGAgaaaaaattcctggaaaacCTAG ACTCATCTCAGACAGAGGAGAAACTTCGTGGAGCAGTGCTGCGTGCGCTGCGTAAAACTACCTACCATTGGCAAGAACTGAG CTACAATGACGCACTGAGCCTGGTGTATATGGCAGCAAGACTGGATGGTGGCTTTGCAGCAGTCTCCAGGGCATTCCATGAG ATCCAGATTCAAATTCCAGAGTTCCAGCCACAAACCTTGATGGACTTTGGATCGGGTACTGGGTCTGTCACCTG GGCTGCTCATAGTATTTGGGGCCAGAGCATAcgtgaatatatgtgtgtggaCAGTTCAGCTGCCATGTTGGATCTGGCAGAAAAGCTACTGAAAG GTGGTTCAGAATCTGGAGAGCCTTATGTTCCAAGTGTCTTTTTCAGACAGTTTCTACCTGTATCACCCAAG GTACAGTTCAATGTGGTGGTCTCAGCCTTTTCCCTGAGTGAACTGCCCAGCAAGGCTGAGCGCGCTGAGGTCGTTCAAACCCTGTGGCGCAAGACAAGTGATTTTCTG ATACTGGTGGAGAATGGAACAAAAGCTGGGCACTGCCTGCTCATGGAAGCCAGGGACCTCGTCCTTAAG ggaaAGGAGAAGTCACCTCTGGACCCTCGACCAGGTTTTGTCTTTGCCCCA TGTCCTCATGAACTTCCGTGTCCCCAGTTGACAGCCTCTGAGCCCCTCGCCTGTAGCTTTTCCCAGGCTTACCACCCCATCCCCTTCAGCTGG AACAAGCAGCCAAAGGAGGAAAAGTTCTCGATGGTGATCCTTGCCCGAGGGTCTCCAGAGGAGGCTAATCGCTGGCCCCGGATCACTCAGCCTATCCTTAAACGGCCACGCCATGTGCATTGTCACCTATGCTGTCCAGATGGGCATATGCAGCATGCTGTGATCACAGCCCGTCGACACGGCAG GGATTTGTATCGCTGTGCCCGCGTCAGCTCCTGGGGAGATCTTTTACCTGTGACCACACCGTCTGAGCTTCCTCCGGCCGCTGCTATAGATCCCCCTGAGAGCTGA
- the SLC39A2 gene encoding zinc transporter ZIP2 isoform X2: MEPLLGVKIGCLFALLALTLVCGLIPICFKWFQIERATGRHRRVLSLLGCISAGVFLGAGFMHMTAEALEGIESEIQKFVMQDRE, encoded by the exons ATGGAACCATTACTAGGAGTAAAAATTGGCTGCCTGTTTGCTCTGTTGGCTCTCACCCTGGTCTGTGGCCTCATTCCCATCTGCTTCAAATGGTTCCAGATTGAGAGAGCCACAG GTCGTCACCGCCGGGTCCTCAGCCTCCTGGGCTGCATTTCTGCTGGTGTTTTCCTGGGAGCAGGGTTCATGCACATGACCGCTGAAGCCCTAGAGGGAATTGAATCCGAGATCCAGAAGTTCGTGATGCAG GACAGAGAGTGA
- the SLC39A2 gene encoding zinc transporter ZIP2 isoform X1 gives MEPLLGVKIGCLFALLALTLVCGLIPICFKWFQIERATGRHRRVLSLLGCISAGVFLGAGFMHMTAEALEGIESEIQKFVMQNRTESEGNFSDDVSSDDTNYPYGELIISLGFFLVFLLESLALQCCPGAPGGSKVQEEECGGAHVLGLHSHGSLPSSSRSPFRALILLLSLSFHSVFEGLAVGLQTTVVATVQLCVAVLAHKGLVVFGVGLRLVQAGTGTRWAVFSILSFALMSPLGVAIGLAVAAGDSEGGRGLAQAVLEGVAAGTFLYVTFLEILPRELVGPEAPLAKWGCVAAGFAFMALIALWA, from the exons ATGGAACCATTACTAGGAGTAAAAATTGGCTGCCTGTTTGCTCTGTTGGCTCTCACCCTGGTCTGTGGCCTCATTCCCATCTGCTTCAAATGGTTCCAGATTGAGAGAGCCACAG GTCGTCACCGCCGGGTCCTCAGCCTCCTGGGCTGCATTTCTGCTGGTGTTTTCCTGGGAGCAGGGTTCATGCACATGACCGCTGAAGCCCTAGAGGGAATTGAATCCGAGATCCAGAAGTTCGTGATGCAG aaCAGGACAGAGAGTGAGGGAAATTTTTCTGATGATGTTAGTTCAGATGAT ACGAACTATCCCTACGGAGAGCTCATCATCTCCCTGGGCTTCTTCCTGGTCTTCCTTTTGGAGTCGCTGGCATTGCAGTGCTGTCCTGGAGCTCCTGGAGGATCAAAAGTGCAGGAGGAGGAGTGCGGTGGGGCTCACGTCCTTGGACTCCACAGCCATGGATCGCTCCCCTCATCCTCACGCAGTCCCTTCCGCGCCCTCATCCTCCTGCTCTCACTCTCCTTTCACTCAGTGTTTGAAGGTCTAGCTGTGGGGCTGCAGACGACAGTAGTGGCTACCGTGCAGCTCTGTGTTGCTGTCCTGGCTCACAAGGGGCTCGTGGTGTTTGGTGTAGGTCTGCGGCTGGTGCAGGCAGGCACTGGAACACGATGGGCCGTGTTCTCCATTCTGTCATTCGCTCTCATGTCCCCCCTGGGTGTAGCCATAGGGCTGGCTGTGGCTGCAGGAGACTCTGAAGGGGGGCGAGGCTTAGCCCAGGCTGTGTTAGAGGGTGTGGCAGCTGGTACCTTCCTGTATGTCACCTTCCTAGAAATTCTGCCCCGGGAGCTAGTTGGCCCTGAGGCCCCTCTGGCCAAGTGGGGCTGTGTGGCCGCTGGTTTTGCCTTCATGGCCCTTATTGCATTGTGGGCCTGA